In Bacteroidia bacterium, the genomic stretch TTGGAATAGCCGTTAAGTCACAGTATAATACCACCAATCCGAATGGGGTTATTTCCGTTGATCAACTGCCCTCTTTTAACATTGAAGACGGAAGCTGTATTATTGGAGATAGCTTAGGAACGGTAATTGATGCCATGGTGTACGACGACAAAATGCATTTCCCTCTTTTGCAAAGTACCAAGGGCGTTTCGCTTGAACGTATTAATCCGGACAGAGCATCCGGAGATAGAGACAATTGGCACTCTGCCGCCGAAACTGTCGGATATGGCACTCCTGCCTACCAAAATTCCCAATACAACGAAAATGCAAGTTCCAGCGATTGGATTAGTTTAGACCCTCCCATTTTTTCACCTGATAATGATGGGTACCAAGATGTGTTAAATATTCATTTAAATAACCCGGGTCCGGGCACTGTAGCTACCCTTCAAATTTATGACGCCAAAGGTAGATTAGTGAAAAAACTACTGGAAAATGAACTGCTTGGTACTTCAGACACCTTTACATGGGACGGCATTACCGACCGAGGAGATAAAGCACGTTTAGGAATTTACATTTTATTAAGTGAATCATTCGACACCCAAGGAAATAAGAAAAAGCAAAAAAGCAGTTTTGTAGTAGGAGGTAAATTTTAGTCTCTTTCCATGTTGCGCTTTACCTCTCTTTCCTTAATTGACTCCCTTTTGTCATAGGTCTTCTTTCCTTTTGCCACCGCAATTTCTACTTTAGCATAACCTGATTCAGCTATAAATAAACTAATCGGAACAATGGTCAAACCTTTGTCTTTTAGTTTATTGGACATTTTCCGAAGTTCTGTTTTGGTCAACAACAATTTCCTGTCACGCTTAGGTAGATGGTTGTTATAGGAGCCTTCTACATATTCGGCAATGTGCACATTGATTAAAAACAATTCTCCGTTTTGAAAGGCACAAAACCCATCGCTTAAATTCACTTCTCGAGCTCTTACGGATTTTATTTCAGTTCCGGTCAATTGAATACCTGCCGTAAACTTATCCAAAAAGGCATATTCATATCCGGCTCTGCGATTTAAAGCAATAGTTTCGGTTTTCTTCTTTGCATCCATGCGGCAACAAAATTGAGGATAATTGCCCACATATTTTCATTTATAACATAAATTTTAAAACTTCAATACCACCAAGCCATGCCAGTCATTACCTTTGAATGGTATGAAAACCCAACGAATCAAAGTTTTTGAAAGTCGAACCGAAGCTGATTTATTCCTACCCGAAGGCAAGGTTTATCCGGTAACGAGCCAAGGAAAAAAAATTTGTTTGGTACGCTATAAAGATAGCATTCACGCCTACCCAGATAAATGTCCACATGAGTCTTATCCACTTTCCAAAGGTTATTGCACGAAGGAAGGAGAATTGGTTTGTCCTTGGCATAAATATAGCTTTGACTTGCAGAGTGGACAAAGAACCAATGGCAGAGGCTATTTTATTAAACCGCTACAAGTATTGGAAACCGACACCGGCATTTATGTAGAATGGCCACTTTCCTGGTTAGAAGCGTTGCTGGCATAAACTTTCAAAAAAAAAGCCCGATTTAAAACCGGGCTTTTCAAAATTCGGATTAAACCGTCATAATTTCCTTTTCTTTAGCTTCCAAATGTTTATCAGCCTTGGCGGTAAACTCGTTGGTCAGTTGCTGAATAGATTCTTCAGCATCCTTAGCCATATCTTCAGGCAACCCATCTTTCAAAAGCTTTTTCACCTCTTCATTGCAATCTCTTCTTACGGTACGCAAACCAACTTTGGCATGCTCAGCCTCCGCTCGAGATTGCTTAACCAATTGTTGGCGACGCTCTTCGGTTAAAGGTGGAATATTTATTCGAATCATACTGCCATCATTTGCCGGAGTAAAGCCCAAATTGGCAGCAAAAATGGCCTTTTCAATAGGACCCAACATGTTTTTTTCAAATGGTTGAATTGTCAACATCCTGGCATCAGGCGTATTAATATTGGCCACATTTTTCAAAGGTTGGTTAGTCCCATAATACTCCAAATAAATCCCATCCAACATAGTCGGATTTGCTCGTCCGGCGCGTATTTTCAAAAGTTCTGCCTCCAAATGCTTAATTACTTTCCCCATCTGTTCACGGGCTTCTTCTAACAAAAATTCAACTTCTTCCATATGATTAAAATTTCAAGGCAAAACAACGAGTTTTTAAGCAATTCTCCAAGGAAAATTCGCTTTCGAACCAATTAGTTTTACACGCTCCTAATTTCGAATTTACACATTAAATTCAGGTATTTCTTTGCTCTCTTTTTAATTGTTTGGCGGGCCCCCTCCGCCTACCAAGAAATTTGCAAAACCCTAACATCCTGCAATGGCGTCGGGTCACGCTATCGCCTGTAGTCCTCGTCCCCCGAGGCTAAAGCCGTCGGTGGCCTGTGGGCTACCTGGCTCTATCGTTGCCCGAGGTGCAAACCCAGGCATTTGCACCTTTCCGGATTATATTCATTTTCAAGCTCTACCACCATAATTGGAAATTAAACCCAATTGGATTTATTGAATTTGGTTATGCAGCAAAACATGGATCTGATTAACTTCAACACTTTGATTTCTTTTCAGCCGGTAACCCGGATGCTGCCTAAACCCAACATAATCAATAGGAGAATTGAAAATCTGAACTACTTGATTTATACCGAATGTACATTATGTTTAGTCCAATTTTAGGTATTAATCTTTATTGAGAAAATTGGCCTAACATTCTGTATACTCGGCATTTATACCGAATGGACAAAATGTATAGTCCAATTTTATACTTAAATTTTCTTGAAAAAATCGGACTAACTTTTTGTATCCTCGGTACTTACCAATCTAAATTTATAAAAGCCTTCGGACTATTTATAAATTAAAATTGGTATAACCTAATAGATACCGTGAATAGTCGGATTAGAAAATACACTAATAGATCGCGCATCGGGCAACGATAGAGGCAAGTAGCTCCAAGCAAACGCAGCGTTTAGCGGAGTGGGCTTGGACTACAGCCGATAGCGTGACCCGAACGCCCATGCAGGTTATTTTGGGCTTTATAAAAAGCTAGTTGGGCGGAGGGGGCCCGCATAAAAAGTATTAAAAAAATTGTAGTAAGCGCCTAGTTGACATTTTCGGCCTACCCTACCTGGACTTTAGTTTAAATGGAAGAAAAAGAAAAATACGGCAGCCGCAACCTTATCCATTGGAACATCTTTGTAATAACCAAGGGTAGAATAATTCGAATTCTGTATGGTCCCATTGGTTTTTACATAACCCAGGGTGGCATAATTTCCATTCTCAACCCTACCATCCGATTTAATGTGACCAATCGTTGCATAATTCCCATTTTGAACGGTTCCATCCTCCCGAATGTAGCCAATAGTTGCATAATGACTATTCTGAACCGTTCCATCCGATTTTATATACCCTAAGGTTTGATAAGAATCTCCTTGCACTGTTCCATCATCTTTAATGTAGCCAATAGTGGAATAATTTCTATCCTGAATGGTTTGGGAATAACAATGGATGCTACAAATAGCAATAAAGAAAGCGAACAAAACAGTTTTCATACTTACCAGGTTACTGAACGACCTCCGCGTCCACCGGTCGTATTTCTACGAAAGGAAGGTCGTAAATTTAGATAAAAGCGATCGGCAACGGCCAAATCGCGAAAGCTACCTGTTACACCACTTAACCATGCTCCACCCCGATAGATGGCATTTTCAGCATTCGGATACCAAAAAGCCTGGTCAGCTTGCCCTTGCTCATCCAATTTCCCATCACCGGATAAAGTCCCAAATTGAAAGCCAAAATCATTGGTTGCAACACAAAGCTCCCATAGGTTTCCACTTAACTCCATAACCCCGGTAACCGAAGCTCCTGCTTGCAACCTAAGATTAGTTTGGTTAGCACCAAATCCACAACGCAAAGGACCTTGAACTCCCGAATATCCATGGTTGGCTAAACCTGCCGAATCATTGGCTATTTCTTGCACCGTTTCAGCTGGAGTTCCATCCAATTGCAGGGTATTTCCATCCACCGAAAAAGCAGTCCCCCAGGCAAACCCTAAGGGTATCACCTTATCGACTCCTTCCGAACAAATTTTCTCAAATTCCATTTCTGTAATTGGTCTTAGTCCTGACCAATCCAGATAGGCTATCAAATCAGACCAGGACAAAAAATTCATTGCCAGATTTTGACCGTCATCCCATTCATTAAATCCATTGGTTGTATTCAAATTACAAGCAAATTGGGCCGGATTAATCCCATCGGAAGATTGGGAAATAACTAAACTATTTCGGTTAGCTAAATTGCCAGTGGAATTCATACAAAAAGTTCCGGCTGGAGAGGTTGGTGGCATTACTATTCTGGTAGTTTGCTGAGCTAGGGTAAGGCAATTCAAAAAAGTCATATACTGACTTTGAGAAATTTCATACTTCATGCAGTAAAACGCCTTCCATCCGCTTGGATAGGATGCAGGAATTTGCTGAATACTATTTGAAAAACCGGTCCACAATTGATTATTCCCTATACCAAGCGGAGTAGGATTGTTTTGAACCGAAATAGGAGCTCCCGATAAACTATCCTTAAACGTGTGGTTACTGATTCCATCACCCAGTAAAAAATCCCCTTCTGCAATATAAACCATTTCAATTCCAAACAATTGGAAAGAATAAGAACCTTGATTTAAGGGCTGAGCCAAGCCAATTCTGAAGTTTGCGGATACAATAAAGGTGGAATTTCCGGTGGATTTCTGCTTGATAAAAACACCCATTGAATCTTCCACACCAAGCACTTCCAAACCGGAATCGGAGGTAGAATGATTTTCAGATACCGGAGAAAGTTTTAAACTTCTCCATTCAGAACCATTCACTTGGTACTTGACAAATACCCAAACAGCATCATGGTTCAAATGATTGTTTTCAGTCCAAGAATTATCCCAACTTACAGTAAAATTTAAGTGAGAATCATCTTCTACTACCAACTGAGAGAAAACCAAATTGTTTGCATTAACCTTATGAACTTGGAAGATCATGGCAATTACACTAACAATCAGCTTCAAAAATACCCGTCTCATAATCCCAATTTTACTATCCATTGTTTTCCCAATTTTCGAAAAGGTTCTTCAATCCAAAGGTAAATAGGGTAACTTATTGCCATGGAACTTACCAAAACCAAAACGGACCAAACTAAAAGCTCCAGACCACTCCTAACACTATTTCCGGATGGAAAAAACTTCTGAATTTCCCAAACTTGAATTCCGTGCAAAATAAAAGGATGCACAAAATAAACCGAATAGCTCAATTTGCCCAAGAAAACCATCGGCGAACTTTGTGCAAATTTAAGATAACCATGGTGCAACAAGAAAACCAATAAAAAGGTTAACAGGGCGAATTGAATATGCTCAGGAATAAAAACATCTTGCTGAATAAGTTTATCAAATAAAAACATAAAAGCCAGCGGAATAAAGGTTTTAACCGAAGGAACTTGCTTTTTTATTACCCATAAAAAGCCCACAATTCCTAAACAAAACACCGGAAATTGATTAAAGATCAGTTGGTATTGATATTGGTGATACATTCTGTCAACATCAAAGGGGTGAAACAACCACCGAAAAAGTAAGCGAACAATAAGTGCGATATAGAAAAGATAAATGGCCTGATTTATTGTTTTAACTCTAACAAACAAAAAGGGTAACAAAAGATAAAAATGAACTTCGGTAGCAATGGTCCACCCACCAAAAACAAAACTATTCATCCAAGGAGGGTAGGCCCAAAAGGTGAAGGTTAAATGAGAAAGCACATTCCAGTTACTTATATGAAAAGGTAAATCATAGTGTAAATGGTAAAAATCTGTAAGAAACAACCAGGAGAACAAACAAGCCAGATAAAAAAGAGGTGCTATTCGAAAGAATCGGCGGATACTGTATGCTTTAAACCCGGAAGCAGGTATGTCATTCTCACTTTCTAAGGATAGGTAAAGTGTAAATGCAGAAACAAAGAAAAACACCTCTACTCCATGCGACATGTTTTTAAAAACCTGTTTTAAGCCCCCCGGAATCTCTTGAAAAGAAAGCAAATCGAAGGTATGGCAGAAAACAACTCCCAAAATTGCCCATCCTCTTAATGCATCAATGTATGGGAGATGGGGTTTGGGAAGCATCGGGCAAATTTTGCTGTGAAAGTTGAGAAAGCATTGGCCATGCTAGCATACCGAGAGAATAAACAGGTTCATACAAAATAGAATTTTCATGTTTCATATACTTCTCCTGATTAATCAATTTTCCCCAGTTTAAAATGAACAAGAAAACTCCAACCATTAGGGTGTTTTTTAGTAGTCCAAAAAATCCTCCGAGCAACCTGTTTAACCACTCCAATTGAATAAGTTCAGCCAATTTGTGGAGGAACTTTCCAAGAATCATTACTCCGATGGCAACAATTGCAAAAAGCAGTATAAAAGAAAGAAAGGGCAAAACAGTTTGGTTAATTTGGTAATGAGCTGAAAGATAGTCCTTAACAACAAAACTAAATTTCCAGGCAACAACAATACCAAGCCAGAAACCCAACAAGGATGCCAACTCGATAATAAATCCCTTCATAGCACCTCGGATAAGTCCCCAGGCCAAAGGAATAAGAATTAGAATATCAATGGTAGAAAGGCTCACTGAACACAAAGGTAAACTTCAAAAGCAAACCAACTAATTGGTTTCCAATTTAGCGCTTTTCACTTTTTCGCCTTTTTTTATTCCTTCCAATATTTCTGTATTAATATCATCTGAAATACCACAACGAAGCATACGTTTTTCGAATTTACCATTAACCAGGACTTCGGTAAAGCGTTTATCGCCTTCTTGCTTAATGGTGCTTTCCTTTAAGCATAAAACGCTATCTTTTTGGGCAAGGACGATATCTGCATTAGCGCTATAACCGGCACGTATAATATTATCCTTGTTCGGCTTTAAAAAAGCCTTAATTTCAAACTGAATTGCGCCATTAACATCCATTCCTTTAGGCGAAATATAATCCAACCGGGCAGGAATAGATTTATCAGGGAGAGCTGCAATTTGGATTTGAATTGGTAGGCCTTCTTTTATTTTACCTACTTCACTTTCATCTAAATTCCCTTTAAACATTAAAGAATTCATATCGGCAATTGTGGCAATGGTAGTACCTTCATTAAAATTATTTGATTCAATAATAGAGGCTCCTTTTTTTACCGGAACATCCAACACGGTTCCGGTTGCAGTAGAAACCACAATAGTTGAATTGGTGCTGGCCTTTTTACTTGAACCTTCCTTAACTACCTGAAGATTATTCTCGGCAGCCTCCAATTCTTGATTTGCTAAATCCAATTTTAGTTTCGAAGGTTGCAATTCAGATGCTGCAATCACTTGTTGGTCAAACAATCCTTTCTGGCGTTTATATTCTTGTTCTGCATCTTTAACAGCAATTTTAGCTCTTTCTACTGCACTTTCTGCTTGTCCAAGATTTGCCGCATTGGGAATTATTCGAATTCTGGCAATGGTTTGTCCTTGCTTAACAGATTGTCCAGCCTCCACATAAATTTCTTCAAGAATTCCGGAAACCCTGGATTTGATGGTAATCTCCCGCTGAGGCACAATACTACCCGTTGCAACGGTCTTTTTTACAATTGTTGCAATAAAAGGTTCTTCCGTTTGAAAAACTTCTTCTTTGGGTTGAGATTTCTGATAAATAAAATAAAATGTATAACCGACTCCACCTAATACAACTACGGCTATAAGCCAACGAACGACAGTTTTAATCATGCCTGAATTTTTGCAAAGCTAAAACGATGAACCTTTCGAAATGGTATTCTTTACCATTGTTCTGTTTTGAACAGTGGATTCGAACTCAAAACAAAGAATTTTAAATTACAATAAAATGATTTTCAATATTATAACTTAAGATCTAAGGAATCTTAAAATTTCTAAAACTGGGATTAGTTCAAAAAAAAAGATCCCGGTTTTTACGCCGGGACCTCAAACCCTATGAAAACACTGATTGTTCCATTCAACCAGCGAGCAAATATATATTGGAATTCTGAAACTGTGTAAAATTTTTTATCAAGTCTGAAAATAATGACGAAAAAATTCTTTTTAGCATACGGCTATCTGCGATAAAATCTAACAGTCAATTTTTACAAAGCACTCATTTTTAACACATTAACAATCTATGCATGACCAATGTCAGGTTTCCAAACTCTTATTTGTTCAAAAATAAAGAGAAGTTTTCTATCTGATTTAAAGACTGAGTGTGTATTGAATAGCTACTGATCGAGGCGCCTCCATTTTAAGAGGTCGCAACGAATACTGGCGATTAGCAAGGTTACTAACAACAAATGCGATTTTAGATCGCTGCGAAACCTGGCAACTAATTCTAGCATCCATTACCCAATTTCCTTTAGTGTGTGTAGCACGGTAATTAGTTATTCCTGAAGGCAGGTCAGCAGAGTTTGGAAGAAATACTCCGGGAGCAATTTCTTTATTCTTATCCAAGTTATAAAACTCTTTATCAATATTATCGATATGACTGTAATACCTTGCAGAGAATCCTAGTGCGAACTTTTTGTACTCAAACTCAATATCGGCCTTGAACTGATGCCTGCTGCGGTATTTTAAAATTCCGCTTGAATCACTGCTGGTTTTACGATATGTTAAGGGAATTGCAAATGTTGAGTCAATTCCTATTTGCTGAATAGTATCGTAAGCAAACACATTGTCAGGATTCAACATTCGTGGATCTATCAAGGTATAACCAGCTAAAATTGACATGGAAATGTCTTTAGTTAACTTCCCTTTTCCTGCAACAGAAAGTTCAATTCCACGAATTCGGGTATCTCCTGTATTTAAAAACTTAAATCCAATCATATCCTCATTGCTGGAAGAAAGATTACCCCAATGTCCCATTACATATTCCATTGCATTATGGTATTCCTGCCAAAATCCTACCACATCAAAATATCCATAAAACC encodes the following:
- a CDS encoding gliding motility-associated C-terminal domain-containing protein, with protein sequence GIAVKSQYNTTNPNGVISVDQLPSFNIEDGSCIIGDSLGTVIDAMVYDDKMHFPLLQSTKGVSLERINPDRASGDRDNWHSAAETVGYGTPAYQNSQYNENASSSDWISLDPPIFSPDNDGYQDVLNIHLNNPGPGTVATLQIYDAKGRLVKKLLENELLGTSDTFTWDGITDRGDKARLGIYILLSESFDTQGNKKKQKSSFVVGGKF
- the smpB gene encoding SsrA-binding protein SmpB, which translates into the protein MDAKKKTETIALNRRAGYEYAFLDKFTAGIQLTGTEIKSVRAREVNLSDGFCAFQNGELFLINVHIAEYVEGSYNNHLPKRDRKLLLTKTELRKMSNKLKDKGLTIVPISLFIAESGYAKVEIAVAKGKKTYDKRESIKEREVKRNMERD
- a CDS encoding Rieske 2Fe-2S domain-containing protein produces the protein MKTQRIKVFESRTEADLFLPEGKVYPVTSQGKKICLVRYKDSIHAYPDKCPHESYPLSKGYCTKEGELVCPWHKYSFDLQSGQRTNGRGYFIKPLQVLETDTGIYVEWPLSWLEALLA
- the frr gene encoding ribosome recycling factor, which translates into the protein MEEVEFLLEEAREQMGKVIKHLEAELLKIRAGRANPTMLDGIYLEYYGTNQPLKNVANINTPDARMLTIQPFEKNMLGPIEKAIFAANLGFTPANDGSMIRINIPPLTEERRQQLVKQSRAEAEHAKVGLRTVRRDCNEEVKKLLKDGLPEDMAKDAEESIQQLTNEFTAKADKHLEAKEKEIMTV
- a CDS encoding formylglycine-generating enzyme family protein, which encodes MRRVFLKLIVSVIAMIFQVHKVNANNLVFSQLVVEDDSHLNFTVSWDNSWTENNHLNHDAVWVFVKYQVNGSEWRSLKLSPVSENHSTSDSGLEVLGVEDSMGVFIKQKSTGNSTFIVSANFRIGLAQPLNQGSYSFQLFGIEMVYIAEGDFLLGDGISNHTFKDSLSGAPISVQNNPTPLGIGNNQLWTGFSNSIQQIPASYPSGWKAFYCMKYEISQSQYMTFLNCLTLAQQTTRIVMPPTSPAGTFCMNSTGNLANRNSLVISQSSDGINPAQFACNLNTTNGFNEWDDGQNLAMNFLSWSDLIAYLDWSGLRPITEMEFEKICSEGVDKVIPLGFAWGTAFSVDGNTLQLDGTPAETVQEIANDSAGLANHGYSGVQGPLRCGFGANQTNLRLQAGASVTGVMELSGNLWELCVATNDFGFQFGTLSGDGKLDEQGQADQAFWYPNAENAIYRGGAWLSGVTGSFRDLAVADRFYLNLRPSFRRNTTGGRGGRSVTW
- a CDS encoding acyltransferase; translation: MLPKPHLPYIDALRGWAILGVVFCHTFDLLSFQEIPGGLKQVFKNMSHGVEVFFFVSAFTLYLSLESENDIPASGFKAYSIRRFFRIAPLFYLACLFSWLFLTDFYHLHYDLPFHISNWNVLSHLTFTFWAYPPWMNSFVFGGWTIATEVHFYLLLPFLFVRVKTINQAIYLFYIALIVRLLFRWLFHPFDVDRMYHQYQYQLIFNQFPVFCLGIVGFLWVIKKQVPSVKTFIPLAFMFLFDKLIQQDVFIPEHIQFALLTFLLVFLLHHGYLKFAQSSPMVFLGKLSYSVYFVHPFILHGIQVWEIQKFFPSGNSVRSGLELLVWSVLVLVSSMAISYPIYLWIEEPFRKLGKQWIVKLGL
- a CDS encoding CvpA family protein; this translates as MSLSTIDILILIPLAWGLIRGAMKGFIIELASLLGFWLGIVVAWKFSFVVKDYLSAHYQINQTVLPFLSFILLFAIVAIGVMILGKFLHKLAELIQLEWLNRLLGGFFGLLKNTLMVGVFLFILNWGKLINQEKYMKHENSILYEPVYSLGMLAWPMLSQLSQQNLPDASQTPSPIH
- a CDS encoding efflux RND transporter periplasmic adaptor subunit — encoded protein: MIKTVVRWLIAVVVLGGVGYTFYFIYQKSQPKEEVFQTEEPFIATIVKKTVATGSIVPQREITIKSRVSGILEEIYVEAGQSVKQGQTIARIRIIPNAANLGQAESAVERAKIAVKDAEQEYKRQKGLFDQQVIAASELQPSKLKLDLANQELEAAENNLQVVKEGSSKKASTNSTIVVSTATGTVLDVPVKKGASIIESNNFNEGTTIATIADMNSLMFKGNLDESEVGKIKEGLPIQIQIAALPDKSIPARLDYISPKGMDVNGAIQFEIKAFLKPNKDNIIRAGYSANADIVLAQKDSVLCLKESTIKQEGDKRFTEVLVNGKFEKRMLRCGISDDINTEILEGIKKGEKVKSAKLETN